The bacterium genome has a window encoding:
- a CDS encoding PHP domain-containing protein, whose amino-acid sequence MQKIDLHIHTVHSDSPLTVAEVARRARRAKVVAGICDHLSPYHKMFEAGAFDDYVADVREHDLLLGAEYCIGEEIPVDDDRLAELDYLLGGVHAVAVGGERYFFWGTNPPDDEDAFLTAYLELTLKAFLEDPLDVIAHPTYLPAPLSHRYDDFWNEQRCGELWAAASARGVAVEINGRWAVPGPKQIELGVEMGLTFAVGSDAHGRNELFNVDYPLRMVARFDIPENRIFLPRRKKT is encoded by the coding sequence ATGCAAAAAATCGACCTCCACATACACACGGTCCACTCGGATAGCCCGCTCACCGTCGCCGAAGTCGCGCGGCGCGCGCGCCGGGCCAAAGTCGTCGCCGGCATTTGCGACCACCTGTCGCCCTATCACAAGATGTTCGAAGCCGGGGCCTTCGACGACTACGTCGCCGACGTTCGCGAACACGACCTCTTGCTGGGGGCCGAGTACTGCATCGGCGAGGAGATACCGGTAGACGACGACAGGCTGGCCGAACTCGACTACCTCCTGGGCGGCGTTCACGCCGTCGCCGTCGGCGGCGAAAGATATTTCTTTTGGGGAACGAACCCCCCCGACGACGAGGACGCGTTCTTAACGGCGTACCTGGAGTTAACGCTCAAAGCCTTCTTAGAGGACCCGCTCGACGTAATCGCGCACCCCACCTACCTCCCGGCCCCGTTGAGCCACCGTTACGACGATTTCTGGAACGAGCAGCGGTGCGGCGAGCTTTGGGCCGCGGCCTCGGCGCGCGGCGTCGCCGTCGAAATAAACGGCCGGTGGGCCGTCCCGGGCCCCAAACAAATCGAACTGGGGGTCGAGATGGGCCTTACGTTCGCGGTCGGCTCCGACGCCCACGGTCGTAATGAGCTCTTCAACGTCGATTACCCGTTGCGGATGGTCGCGCGTTTCGACATTCCCGAAAACCGCATCTTCCTGCCGCGGCGCAAAAAAACGTGA
- a CDS encoding DUF2141 domain-containing protein, producing MKRAVPAFVILLLAVGVTPAQLTASRGEITVFAEGFRSEAGEARVALFDASDGFPEEAAKAREVARVEIRDYEARADFTDLPYGTYAVAVLHDENANGVLDRNFFKVPTEGYGASNDPGGTTERVSYDDAKFALFQKFLVIRIHMRY from the coding sequence ATGAAACGCGCGGTACCGGCCTTCGTAATTCTACTATTAGCCGTCGGCGTAACGCCCGCCCAGCTCACGGCGTCGCGGGGCGAAATTACCGTCTTCGCGGAGGGCTTCCGGAGCGAGGCCGGCGAAGCCCGCGTCGCCCTGTTCGACGCGAGCGACGGTTTTCCGGAGGAAGCCGCGAAAGCGCGCGAGGTCGCCCGCGTAGAAATCCGGGACTATGAAGCTCGAGCCGACTTCACGGACCTCCCGTACGGCACTTACGCCGTCGCGGTCCTCCACGACGAAAACGCGAACGGCGTATTGGACCGTAACTTCTTCAAGGTCCCGACGGAGGGGTACGGCGCCTCGAACGACCCCGGCGGAACGACGGAACGCGTGAGCTACGACGACGCCAAATTCGCTCTATTCCAAAAATTCCTCGTAATCCGCATCCACATGCGTTATTAA
- the priA gene encoding primosomal protein N' — MAHEKFIDVHFTRPPFGPLTYRLEGDDAPLPGTRVEVELGNKPAVGLAGRSPTRPAPHVKIKTVTRVIDYEPIFPPFLWELLAYVSRRYAASVGETAAVALPVPLDLKRDDVLVLTAEFAAAPELSRFSEEERELAADVWGAGWLGAKAVGRGDVVRLLREKNVLAVEPYATRPPLDDLLVYAAATDDKKLGKLGAAVVAAAASGPVPAARFWANAKERNALRRLLRARRAVLGLASKSPPGQPPDAGAVIITGGDGGLRLEEALAVTRDVGASSVLVLVPEMYRVPAARRKCEDIRGEPFASYYSEMSAAARWEVFRRCRRGTVTRVVGTRSALFLPLPRDAAVIVTDEADNAYKQWERAPYYNARDVSTTRAADASLVMTAGAPALETYARVLSGEVRRRRLPAEAREAELTLVDMSEVVANEGPVILSRVLAHGIQDALAAGERALVVVNRRGYVPHIYCGACGRSLACDRCDVAFTYHKDEEVLRCHYCMRREPLPRRCPYCGKEKLAGVGFGTEKLAAEIRLLLPDARVARVDSDALRTPARVRPFWEAFAAGGYDVVAGTQMALRALDYADLTFAALANADTAMNLPDFRASERTYRTIRRMLEPSAASRRVVIQTFHPDHYAVAAAAADDYDAFAERELAFRRRLELPPYTHLVNVVVVERKDAGGAKADETAARLRGIFGPGATVLGPVPAPVARARGERRLQILVKGELGEIESAAGELAALVRRKGPTTVKVDVDPYELF; from the coding sequence TTGGCGCACGAAAAATTTATCGACGTTCACTTCACGCGTCCTCCCTTCGGGCCCCTCACCTACCGCCTGGAGGGAGACGACGCGCCGCTCCCCGGAACCCGCGTCGAAGTCGAATTGGGTAATAAACCGGCGGTGGGCCTCGCAGGCCGGTCTCCAACCCGCCCCGCCCCCCACGTAAAAATCAAAACCGTCACGAGGGTAATAGATTACGAGCCTATTTTCCCGCCTTTCCTGTGGGAATTGCTCGCGTACGTCTCGCGCCGCTACGCGGCCTCCGTCGGCGAGACGGCCGCGGTCGCGCTGCCGGTCCCGCTCGACTTGAAGCGCGACGACGTGCTCGTATTGACGGCCGAGTTCGCCGCCGCCCCCGAGCTGAGCCGGTTCAGCGAAGAGGAGCGCGAGCTGGCCGCCGACGTGTGGGGCGCCGGGTGGCTCGGCGCCAAAGCCGTAGGCCGGGGCGACGTCGTGCGGCTCCTCCGCGAAAAAAACGTCCTCGCCGTCGAACCGTACGCTACCCGGCCCCCCTTGGACGACCTTCTGGTCTATGCCGCGGCAACAGACGACAAGAAGCTCGGCAAACTCGGCGCGGCCGTCGTCGCCGCCGCGGCGAGCGGGCCCGTGCCGGCGGCCCGCTTTTGGGCGAACGCCAAAGAACGGAACGCTCTCCGCCGCCTTCTGCGCGCGCGCCGGGCGGTGCTAGGGCTGGCCTCGAAATCGCCGCCCGGGCAACCGCCCGACGCCGGCGCCGTTATTATAACCGGCGGGGACGGCGGCTTGCGGCTGGAGGAAGCGCTCGCCGTAACGCGCGACGTAGGCGCGAGCTCGGTCCTCGTCCTCGTCCCGGAAATGTACCGCGTACCCGCGGCCCGACGAAAGTGCGAGGATATCCGGGGAGAACCCTTCGCCTCCTATTACTCGGAGATGTCGGCCGCGGCGAGATGGGAAGTCTTCCGGCGGTGCCGGCGCGGGACCGTCACCCGCGTCGTCGGCACGCGTTCCGCGCTCTTCCTGCCGCTGCCGCGCGACGCCGCCGTAATCGTAACCGACGAAGCCGATAACGCGTACAAGCAATGGGAGCGAGCACCGTACTACAACGCTCGCGACGTAAGCACGACCCGGGCCGCAGACGCATCCCTCGTGATGACCGCCGGCGCGCCCGCCCTCGAGACGTACGCCCGCGTGCTATCGGGCGAGGTCCGCCGGCGGCGGCTGCCGGCCGAGGCCCGAGAGGCCGAATTAACGCTGGTCGATATGTCGGAAGTAGTGGCGAACGAAGGGCCCGTCATCCTCTCGAGGGTTTTGGCCCACGGTATACAAGATGCGCTCGCGGCCGGCGAACGCGCGTTGGTAGTCGTCAATCGGCGGGGCTACGTCCCGCATATATATTGCGGCGCGTGCGGTAGGTCGCTGGCTTGCGACCGGTGCGACGTCGCGTTCACGTACCACAAGGACGAAGAAGTCCTGCGGTGCCACTATTGCATGCGGCGGGAGCCGCTCCCCCGCCGCTGCCCGTACTGCGGCAAGGAGAAGCTCGCCGGCGTGGGCTTCGGGACCGAGAAGCTGGCCGCGGAAATCCGGCTGCTCCTGCCCGACGCGCGCGTGGCCCGCGTCGACTCGGACGCGCTGAGGACGCCCGCCCGGGTGCGGCCGTTCTGGGAAGCCTTCGCCGCCGGCGGGTACGACGTCGTCGCGGGAACGCAGATGGCGCTCCGGGCCCTAGACTACGCGGACCTCACGTTCGCCGCCCTCGCCAACGCCGATACCGCTATGAACCTGCCCGATTTCCGCGCCTCCGAGCGGACGTACCGCACCATAAGGCGGATGTTGGAGCCCTCGGCCGCGAGCCGCCGCGTCGTAATCCAGACCTTCCACCCAGACCATTACGCCGTCGCGGCCGCCGCGGCCGACGACTACGACGCGTTCGCCGAACGCGAGCTCGCTTTCCGGCGCCGCCTCGAGCTCCCGCCGTATACCCACCTCGTCAACGTCGTCGTGGTCGAACGCAAGGATGCCGGCGGGGCGAAGGCGGACGAGACCGCCGCGCGGCTTCGGGGGATATTCGGGCCCGGGGCGACGGTCCTGGGCCCGGTGCCGGCGCCGGTGGCCCGGGCGAGAGGCGAACGCCGCCTCCAAATATTGGTTAAAGGAGAGTTGGGGGAAATAGAAAGCGCGGCCGGGGAACTCGCCGCGCTCGTCCGACGCAAGGGCCCGACGACCGTCAAGGTCGACGTCGACCCCTACGAGCTGTTCTAA
- a CDS encoding DNA-directed RNA polymerase subunit omega, with protein sequence MIEKVFENSPNDFATVLAIASRARQILEEYPKYEEKLEDEKATMIALEEFVAGRFTFEADFRKNPNDED encoded by the coding sequence ATGATCGAGAAAGTTTTCGAGAATTCCCCCAACGACTTCGCGACGGTCCTCGCCATCGCGAGCAGGGCCCGCCAAATACTCGAAGAATACCCGAAATACGAGGAAAAACTCGAGGACGAGAAAGCTACGATGATCGCCCTGGAAGAATTCGTCGCGGGACGTTTCACGTTCGAGGCCGACTTCCGTAAAAACCCGAACGACGAAGATTAA
- a CDS encoding peptidyl-prolyl cis-trans isomerase, with translation MARAKNWKRLLAFTLAAFATVAAGKIATGTEEGRSPDAVVAAVGGEKITEGDLDEMLELMDPLERRTYDNPEGRKMLLDIWIKNKILVAEAERVKLHKDPGVKRDIEDARIRILASTYFQRYIAETLGVPDEEVTRYYEAHKSEFLEPSRVQLRHILVDSTAEAEAVLARLAAGEDFGAVAAEVSKDEYTAHQGGLIGEVKEDLTPFQVGNCENFREVVFGLEPGKPSAVTPSDRGYHIFLVDERTEETYTPLDQVKYRIRDRILLPESDARDYFNAHRDEYVIEEGVLARQIVVKTAAEAREMLRRARAGEDFESLVKLYSTDSATMNNGGLLGWVRPGGYIQGIGQNEEIEKVLFAAAENDVVGPFELDDGFHVFKVDRRRDFRQMEFDEVRDRIFSKLLDDRRREYFDQAFADLEREYKVERFDWARTYDDMSPDELMAEAEGAATPIVAIQGYEKFVERFPDRDGADKALFMAGFLYSEELNDYPIAKDKFRALLSSHPDSEYASSARWMIEHMGEENLTWPAGLPGPEGGEEDARETPEPEEAAPPAGESRE, from the coding sequence ATGGCGCGTGCAAAAAATTGGAAGAGGTTACTCGCGTTCACGCTGGCGGCTTTCGCGACGGTAGCCGCGGGCAAAATCGCCACCGGGACCGAGGAAGGCCGGTCGCCCGACGCGGTCGTGGCCGCCGTCGGGGGCGAGAAAATTACCGAGGGCGACCTCGACGAGATGCTCGAGCTGATGGACCCGCTGGAGCGGCGCACCTACGATAACCCCGAAGGCCGCAAGATGCTCCTGGACATCTGGATCAAGAATAAAATACTCGTCGCGGAGGCCGAGCGCGTTAAACTCCATAAGGACCCGGGCGTCAAACGCGATATCGAGGACGCACGCATCCGCATCCTGGCGTCGACGTATTTCCAACGCTATATCGCCGAAACCCTCGGCGTCCCGGACGAAGAGGTCACGCGCTACTACGAGGCGCACAAAAGCGAATTCCTCGAGCCTTCCCGCGTACAGCTGCGCCATATCTTAGTGGATAGCACCGCGGAGGCCGAAGCGGTCCTCGCGCGGTTGGCGGCCGGCGAAGACTTCGGCGCGGTAGCGGCCGAAGTATCGAAGGATGAGTATACGGCGCACCAGGGCGGCCTTATCGGCGAAGTCAAGGAAGACCTCACGCCGTTCCAGGTGGGCAACTGCGAAAACTTCCGCGAGGTCGTCTTCGGCCTGGAACCCGGAAAACCCTCCGCCGTGACGCCCAGCGATCGCGGCTACCATATCTTCCTGGTGGACGAACGCACCGAAGAGACGTATACGCCGCTGGACCAGGTAAAGTACCGCATACGGGACCGGATACTCCTGCCGGAAAGCGACGCCCGCGATTACTTCAACGCTCACCGCGACGAATACGTCATCGAGGAGGGCGTCCTCGCCCGCCAGATCGTCGTGAAGACGGCGGCGGAGGCGCGCGAGATGCTTCGGCGGGCGCGCGCGGGCGAAGACTTCGAGTCGCTGGTCAAGTTGTACTCCACCGACTCGGCGACGATGAACAACGGCGGCCTGCTCGGCTGGGTCCGCCCCGGCGGCTACATTCAGGGAATAGGGCAAAACGAGGAAATAGAGAAGGTCCTCTTCGCCGCGGCCGAGAACGACGTCGTCGGCCCGTTCGAGCTGGACGACGGCTTCCACGTATTCAAGGTTGACCGGCGCCGCGACTTCCGCCAGATGGAATTCGACGAAGTGCGAGACCGCATATTCTCGAAGCTCCTCGACGACCGGCGTCGCGAATACTTCGACCAGGCCTTCGCCGACTTGGAAAGAGAATACAAGGTGGAACGCTTCGATTGGGCCCGGACGTACGACGATATGAGCCCGGACGAACTTATGGCCGAAGCGGAGGGGGCGGCGACCCCCATCGTCGCGATTCAGGGATACGAGAAATTCGTCGAGCGCTTTCCCGACCGCGACGGCGCCGACAAGGCGTTGTTCATGGCCGGCTTCCTATACTCCGAAGAGTTGAACGACTACCCCATCGCCAAAGATAAATTCCGGGCTTTACTGTCCTCGCACCCCGACTCCGAATACGCGTCGTCGGCGCGCTGGATGATAGAACACATGGGCGAAGAGAACTTGACGTGGCCGGCCGGTTTACCGGGGCCCGAGGGCGGCGAAGAGGACGCGAGAGAAACGCCGGAGCCGGAAGAGGCCGCGCCGCCCGCCGGCGAAAGCCGGGAATAG
- a CDS encoding FmdB family zinc ribbon protein: MPTYEYECPKCGCKSEKFESITAEHRAKCPECGARCHRLISAGAGVIYKGSGFYTTDHRSESYKKAAEKDREAASAGGGKKNSTKDKD, from the coding sequence ATGCCTACGTACGAATACGAATGTCCCAAGTGCGGCTGCAAGTCCGAGAAGTTCGAATCGATTACCGCCGAACACCGGGCCAAGTGCCCGGAATGCGGCGCCCGCTGCCACCGCCTCATAAGCGCCGGCGCCGGCGTCATCTACAAAGGCTCCGGCTTTTATACTACCGACCACCGAAGCGAATCCTACAAAAAGGCGGCGGAAAAGGACCGCGAGGCCGCGAGCGCCGGCGGCGGTAAAAAAAATTCGACCAAGGACAAAGATTAA
- a CDS encoding ABC transporter ATP-binding protein has product MTIAVKIRNLKYAYPDGTAALAGVDLTVEEGATVGVIGANGAGKSTLMLHLNGILNGGAAVEIFGERITRGNVKQIRRRVGLVFQDPDDMLFMPRLGDDVAFGPRNLGLPEDEVAARVREALAATGLEGYEKRSPHHMSLGERRRASLAAALALRPEVLALDEPTANLDGRGRRELAELLASLGGTKIIASHDLAFVKKLCAGVAVLAAGKVVGAGPTRAILRDEALLKEYGLL; this is encoded by the coding sequence ATGACCATCGCCGTAAAAATCCGGAACCTCAAATACGCCTACCCCGACGGGACCGCGGCCCTGGCCGGCGTGGATTTAACGGTCGAGGAGGGCGCGACGGTCGGCGTCATCGGCGCCAACGGCGCCGGCAAGTCGACGCTGATGTTGCACCTCAACGGCATATTGAACGGCGGCGCTGCGGTGGAGATATTCGGGGAACGGATAACGCGGGGCAACGTCAAACAGATACGCCGCCGCGTCGGCCTCGTCTTCCAGGACCCGGACGACATGCTCTTCATGCCCCGCCTCGGCGACGACGTCGCCTTCGGCCCGCGGAACCTGGGGTTGCCCGAGGACGAAGTGGCCGCGCGCGTACGGGAGGCGCTGGCCGCTACGGGTCTGGAAGGTTACGAGAAACGGTCGCCCCATCATATGTCGCTGGGGGAGCGGCGGCGCGCGTCGTTGGCTGCGGCGCTGGCGTTGCGGCCCGAGGTACTGGCGCTCGACGAGCCGACGGCGAACCTCGACGGCCGCGGCCGCCGCGAACTGGCCGAACTGCTGGCCTCGCTCGGCGGCACCAAAATAATCGCGAGCCACGACCTGGCGTTCGTAAAAAAGTTATGCGCCGGGGTCGCGGTCCTCGCCGCGGGAAAGGTAGTTGGGGCCGGGCCGACGCGCGCAATCTTAAGGGACGAGGCGCTATTAAAGGAATACGGCCTCTTATAG
- the cbiQ gene encoding cobalt ECF transporter T component CbiQ, with amino-acid sequence MRHDFLDKYSDRGGPLHRLEPRVKIVAVAAVLLGMNLLRTPPAWLGGAAAGLVVAAVVFSRLPFFYVFRRAAVVLPFALIIGIFLPFTTEGRALWQWPLYGRAAVITDAGLRLYATVILKAYLSLAYVVLLLATTPFQSLLKGLAWFRVPVFFLSLLSFTYRYIFILVEEIEHLQRAWASRYFGRRRLAQFRTLGPAVAALFVRSYERAERVWAAMLSRGYDLNKI; translated from the coding sequence GCTCGAGCCCCGGGTAAAAATCGTCGCCGTGGCCGCGGTCCTCCTCGGCATGAATCTATTACGGACGCCGCCGGCGTGGCTCGGCGGCGCCGCCGCGGGCCTGGTCGTCGCCGCGGTCGTATTCTCGCGCCTCCCCTTCTTCTACGTCTTCCGCCGGGCGGCCGTCGTTCTCCCCTTCGCCCTTATAATAGGGATATTCCTCCCCTTCACGACGGAAGGCCGGGCCCTGTGGCAATGGCCCCTATACGGCCGCGCCGCGGTAATTACCGACGCCGGCCTACGGCTATACGCGACGGTAATCCTCAAGGCCTACCTCTCGCTGGCGTACGTCGTTCTCCTTCTCGCGACGACGCCGTTTCAATCGCTATTGAAGGGGCTGGCCTGGTTCCGCGTTCCGGTATTTTTCTTATCGTTGCTCTCGTTCACCTACCGCTACATATTCATACTGGTGGAAGAAATCGAGCACCTGCAGCGGGCGTGGGCGTCGCGGTACTTCGGCCGGCGCAGGCTCGCGCAGTTCCGTACGCTCGGGCCCGCGGTGGCCGCCCTCTTCGTCCGCAGCTACGAGCGCGCCGAACGCGTCTGGGCCGCGATGCTGAGCCGCGGGTATGATTTAAACAAGATATGA